A genomic region of Marinobacter sp. NP-4(2019) contains the following coding sequences:
- a CDS encoding type VI secretion system Vgr family protein, producing the protein MPQASGLQFTATIGGFSSDHFSVVGFTLTEALSDLCHGKLELASTDPSVAAMDVLEQAVDLVIWQDGAPLRRFTGVVNEFARGDTGHRRTRYEVIVQPPLWRLGLMHNSRIFQTRTTDAIVRTLLEERGIVDTVFDLKRHPEEREYCVQHRESDLGFVARLAAEEGWHYRYHHGSVDGEEQPALIIADHHGDAPKLDPVTYNGKAGGSTRTPCVFRFAHQERVRASAVALKDYTFQNPAYALMHEQQAGSPNHREDYQHYDYPGRFKADASGQPFTEARLDALRHDASTARGKSNRADFTAGARITLTDHDSDTLNREWLLTAITHTGKQPQALEEEGGAEPTSYSNSFDAIPADRTWRSQIKHRPRMDGPQMAMVTGPEGEEIHCDEHGRVKVRFPWDRYSKNDEHSSAWLRVSQGWAGGQYGFMAIPRIGHEVIVSFLDGDPDQPIITGRTYHATNTPPYALPEHKTRTTLKTQTHKGEGSNELRFEDEADKEQIYVHAQKDLDLLTENNRTEVIRNDSHLTVDNHRKAHIKGNDHVTVDGEKRESMGGDASLTVNGSHHSKQGKNQLIEAGSEIHHKAGMKIVIEAGAEVTLKAGGSFVKVDPSGVTVSGPMVKMNSGGGPGSGTAAAPMQPEAPQSINPEVEGGGGAAMAETGQRANADKVSPIPVTDYTSVLEESANRGASVISDCEYDENGRCKVHRHA; encoded by the coding sequence ATGCCCCAGGCAAGCGGACTGCAGTTCACCGCCACCATTGGCGGATTTTCCTCTGATCATTTCTCCGTGGTCGGCTTTACGCTGACCGAAGCCCTGTCCGATCTGTGTCACGGCAAGCTCGAGCTGGCCAGCACCGACCCGTCGGTGGCGGCAATGGATGTGTTGGAGCAGGCCGTGGATCTGGTGATCTGGCAGGACGGCGCGCCCCTGCGGCGCTTCACCGGCGTGGTCAACGAATTCGCCCGCGGCGATACCGGCCACCGCCGCACCCGTTACGAAGTCATCGTCCAGCCCCCGCTGTGGCGCCTGGGCCTGATGCACAACAGCCGCATCTTCCAGACCCGGACCACCGACGCCATCGTGCGCACCCTGCTGGAAGAGCGGGGCATCGTCGATACCGTGTTCGATCTCAAGCGACACCCGGAAGAGCGGGAATACTGCGTCCAGCACCGGGAAAGCGACCTGGGGTTTGTGGCGCGGCTGGCGGCTGAGGAAGGCTGGCACTACCGTTACCATCACGGCTCTGTGGACGGCGAGGAGCAGCCGGCCCTGATCATCGCCGATCATCACGGCGACGCCCCGAAACTGGACCCGGTGACCTACAACGGCAAGGCCGGCGGCAGCACCCGAACGCCCTGCGTGTTCCGCTTCGCCCACCAGGAACGGGTCCGCGCCAGCGCCGTGGCGCTGAAGGATTATACCTTCCAGAATCCCGCCTACGCGCTGATGCACGAACAGCAGGCGGGCAGCCCCAACCACCGGGAAGACTACCAGCACTACGACTACCCCGGCCGCTTCAAGGCCGACGCCAGCGGCCAGCCCTTCACCGAGGCCCGGCTGGACGCCCTGCGACACGACGCCAGCACCGCCCGTGGCAAGAGCAACCGCGCCGACTTCACCGCCGGCGCCAGGATCACCCTCACCGACCACGACAGCGACACCCTCAACCGGGAATGGCTGCTGACCGCCATCACCCACACCGGCAAACAGCCCCAGGCGCTGGAAGAAGAGGGCGGGGCCGAACCCACCAGCTACAGCAACAGCTTCGACGCCATCCCCGCCGACCGCACCTGGCGCTCGCAAATCAAACACCGCCCAAGAATGGACGGCCCGCAGATGGCGATGGTCACCGGCCCGGAGGGGGAAGAGATTCACTGCGACGAACACGGCCGGGTGAAAGTCAGATTCCCGTGGGATCGCTATTCAAAGAACGACGAGCACAGCAGCGCCTGGCTCCGGGTCAGCCAGGGCTGGGCCGGCGGCCAGTACGGCTTCATGGCCATCCCAAGAATCGGCCACGAAGTGATTGTCTCCTTCCTGGACGGCGACCCGGACCAGCCGATCATCACCGGCCGCACCTACCACGCCACCAACACCCCGCCGTACGCGCTGCCGGAACACAAGACCCGCACCACCCTGAAGACCCAGACCCACAAGGGCGAGGGCAGCAACGAACTGAGGTTCGAGGACGAAGCCGACAAAGAACAGATTTACGTCCACGCCCAGAAAGACCTGGACCTGCTGACCGAGAACAACCGCACCGAGGTCATCCGCAACGACAGCCACCTCACCGTCGACAACCACCGCAAGGCCCACATCAAGGGCAATGACCACGTCACGGTGGATGGTGAGAAGCGCGAATCCATGGGCGGCGACGCCAGCCTAACCGTCAACGGCAGCCATCACAGCAAGCAGGGAAAAAATCAGCTCATCGAAGCTGGCAGCGAGATCCACCACAAGGCCGGAATGAAAATCGTGATCGAAGCCGGTGCGGAAGTGACTCTCAAGGCCGGTGGCAGTTTTGTGAAGGTGGATCCGAGTGGTGTGACCGTGTCCGGGCCCATGGTGAAAATGAATTCTGGGGGTGGGCCGGGGAGTGGGACGGCAGCGGCCCCTATGCAGCCGGAAGCCCCGCAGAGCATCAACCCGGAAGTTGAGGGTGGAGGAGGGGCTGCCATGGCCGAAACCGGACAGCGTGCCAACGCCGACAAAGTTAGCCCGATACCTGTAACCGATTACACCTCCGTGCTGGAAGAGTCCGCCAACCGTGGCGCTTCCGTGATTTCCGACTGTGAGTACGATGAGAATGGACGCTGCAAAGTACATCGACACGCTTGA
- a CDS encoding DUF1249 domain-containing protein codes for MSEWAMKPKRYVPNLRQFGALCDGNYLRLNQLRKLESAGKPVSEFELHREEQYLGRVRIKVLQTARFTETLLLEQIHNAGRWLNNPQLTVRVYHDAAMAEVISCYRDRQIAPVNDYPNRFMHHPDEKVQVNSFLADWLDYCLRFGHLPMEHSLWSAGEGVD; via the coding sequence ATGAGTGAGTGGGCCATGAAACCCAAGCGCTATGTGCCGAATCTCAGGCAATTTGGGGCGCTGTGCGATGGTAATTATCTGCGTCTGAACCAACTGCGGAAGCTGGAGTCGGCTGGCAAGCCCGTGTCCGAGTTTGAGTTGCATCGGGAAGAGCAGTACCTCGGACGTGTTCGTATCAAGGTGCTGCAGACCGCGAGGTTTACCGAAACCCTGCTGCTGGAGCAGATCCACAACGCCGGCCGTTGGCTCAATAATCCCCAACTGACGGTGCGTGTGTATCACGATGCAGCCATGGCGGAAGTCATCAGTTGTTACCGGGATCGTCAGATTGCGCCGGTCAACGATTACCCCAACCGCTTCATGCACCACCCGGACGAAAAGGTTCAGGTGAACAGTTTTCTGGCCGACTGGCTGGACTACTGCCTGCGTTTCGGGCACCTGCCCATGGAACATTCCCTATGGTCGGCTGGTGAGGGAGTGGACTGA
- the cpdA gene encoding 3',5'-cyclic-AMP phosphodiesterase has protein sequence MTRKDKPRALRVLQITDPHLLADPAGGLLGVNTRDSLDAVIDKVVRDHGQPDLVLATGDIAQDGSEEAYRVFGEKLSAFPCASAWIAGNHDDSDVLAQVAGEHQANRRHIVQGGWQFILLDSSVHGQVYGELAESELEFLASTLAQNPDLPALVALHHHPVDIGSDWMEGIGLRNRDAFWQIVECFPQVKIVLWGHIHQEHDLERRGVRLLATPSTCIQFTSGSPTFAVEALPPGYRWFELETSGQFQTEVQRATDFEFELDVNSTGY, from the coding sequence ATGACCAGAAAGGACAAACCCCGGGCCCTCCGGGTACTGCAGATCACCGATCCCCATCTCCTGGCCGATCCCGCTGGCGGGTTGCTCGGCGTGAACACCCGGGACAGCCTTGATGCCGTTATTGATAAGGTCGTCAGGGACCACGGTCAGCCGGACCTTGTGCTGGCCACAGGGGATATTGCGCAGGATGGATCGGAAGAGGCTTACCGGGTGTTTGGCGAGAAGTTGAGTGCCTTTCCCTGTGCTTCGGCGTGGATTGCGGGCAACCATGATGATTCGGATGTCCTGGCACAGGTTGCCGGTGAGCATCAGGCGAATCGCCGTCATATTGTCCAGGGTGGGTGGCAATTCATTCTGCTGGACTCGTCGGTTCACGGGCAGGTGTATGGTGAGCTGGCAGAGTCTGAGCTCGAATTTCTGGCGTCAACGCTGGCGCAGAACCCGGACTTGCCAGCCCTGGTTGCCTTGCACCACCATCCGGTGGATATTGGATCGGATTGGATGGAGGGTATAGGCCTTCGCAACCGGGATGCGTTCTGGCAAATCGTTGAATGTTTCCCTCAGGTAAAAATTGTTTTGTGGGGGCATATCCATCAGGAGCATGACCTGGAGCGGCGCGGGGTAAGGTTGCTGGCTACGCCTTCCACCTGTATTCAGTTTACTTCGGGTTCCCCCACGTTTGCCGTGGAAGCATTGCCACCGGGATACCGCTGGTTCGAACTCGAAACGTCCGGACAGTTCCAGACGGAAGTGCAGCGGGCAACTGACTTTGAGTTTGAGCTGGACGTCAACAGTACCGGTTATTGA
- a CDS encoding NUDIX domain-containing protein — protein sequence MTKPFQFKASDVNVEKRETVFQGFFRMDKLWLTHPRFDGRDMPVFTRELFIRGDATCVLPYDPERDEVVLLEQFRLGAMGRDQSPWLLELVAGMNEDGETPEEVAQREGQEEAGLTFSKLDKICDYLVSPGGSTELIHLYCGRISTESAGGLFGMEHEHEDIRAHVFSSEEAIAMIQDGRINNAAAIIALQWLQLNHARLREGWV from the coding sequence ATGACCAAACCGTTTCAGTTCAAAGCCAGCGACGTCAACGTCGAAAAGCGCGAAACCGTCTTCCAGGGCTTCTTCCGTATGGACAAGCTGTGGCTGACCCACCCGCGTTTTGATGGTCGCGACATGCCCGTATTCACCCGCGAACTGTTTATCCGTGGTGACGCCACCTGCGTGCTTCCCTACGACCCCGAGCGAGACGAAGTGGTATTGCTGGAGCAGTTTCGTCTCGGTGCCATGGGGCGTGACCAGTCGCCATGGCTGCTGGAACTGGTTGCCGGCATGAACGAAGATGGTGAAACACCGGAAGAGGTTGCGCAGAGGGAAGGGCAGGAAGAAGCTGGTCTGACCTTCAGCAAGCTGGATAAAATCTGTGATTATCTGGTATCGCCCGGCGGCAGCACGGAACTCATACACCTGTATTGTGGCCGTATCAGCACGGAATCCGCCGGCGGCCTGTTTGGCATGGAACACGAACACGAAGACATCCGTGCCCACGTATTCAGCTCAGAGGAAGCAATTGCCATGATCCAGGACGGCCGTATCAACAACGCAGCTGCGATCATTGCGTTGCAATGGCTTCAGCTCAACCATGCCCGATTAAGGGAAGGGTGGGTTTGA
- a CDS encoding LysM peptidoglycan-binding domain-containing protein, with product MPQHKVLAGETLSGIAAQYQVSLDAMQAENPIIKDVNDIEAGWTLSVPESSASKNDMPAAQSANDDTTDDVEISDCALECVALVQVTGEDDAVYALTETQFRHLNDEIEILNAPMAELKKAEEGNESDIPAAREKTWKKLRELGALPRPEHSTTAEELLKEYEVRWQREQARLEHQRRRKKRIEYEIDQIRRQILFPASQRNLTEPKDRLSVKVFVTFCGELETTLTVVEDRISAHEEATVERREELTRMERRLKLLRAALEAEVRYRVAKNSGDTTAAEVKQLSYEANELKQSTLWPNYIAEKDVNDLVRKQQRLNELGDERIPYRDCLERYMEEVSNTVTLIALIAVMHRARTEKHRQRQEERRALMVDIEKTLTRLVNTSSSAPVEQVARPQIASMRAHPLVEVKHTGTGGYRYMRREVGDQLRRNWKPLKTADVRAAMAGKEFKRAWGEARESLKANTTLKLKLKEWKSKEDNFFNQLEVELLKKEAATADGRFAASAEAQMFRFAAQCGLEAAYDPKRQEAYIGGQMQGAYSLLQGEATLKAKLPDGKGSRLILRYENHEGVEQKVHCGYFRTDAEYCIRGFAGACASLAARARVSSAPGEVGISGETNGEAFAGASVSNEASFGVKWKAAYQEVEGGQSSKVSEAQSEADSDYLSLLDVKLEIAISAGIGAGFDYKLFLSGGKLYMALKGSLVVGAGGGGGIAAELNGEQIWELVKFIRWSLEKSDFRFLDWIEESAFERVTFLLKAFVFTKADFTDFVDQGIEKIESFWEGLNKADTRVRVAGNSIIASPDVHKLLPGAKAEVLEILMRDSSATLSFEDPYRGLADEAAIKVLETVKSDREFIEILKRIGNDGKKGGFQDLKNNYSKLIIQRLFRSAQAQRTEAWLSNLYA from the coding sequence ATGCCACAGCATAAGGTTCTGGCAGGCGAAACCCTGTCCGGTATTGCCGCCCAATACCAGGTATCACTGGATGCTATGCAGGCGGAAAATCCGATCATCAAGGACGTGAATGACATTGAGGCGGGGTGGACCCTGTCAGTACCAGAGAGTTCCGCAAGCAAGAACGACATGCCAGCCGCCCAGTCCGCCAATGACGATACCACGGATGACGTCGAAATCTCGGATTGTGCATTGGAGTGTGTTGCGCTGGTTCAGGTCACTGGCGAAGACGATGCAGTCTATGCACTGACAGAGACTCAGTTCAGGCATCTGAATGATGAAATCGAGATACTGAACGCGCCGATGGCTGAACTGAAAAAAGCCGAAGAAGGAAACGAATCGGATATTCCCGCTGCTCGGGAAAAAACCTGGAAGAAGCTCCGGGAACTGGGCGCCCTCCCCAGACCGGAACACAGTACCACTGCTGAAGAACTGCTTAAGGAATATGAGGTTCGCTGGCAGCGTGAGCAGGCGCGGCTGGAGCACCAGCGTCGTCGCAAAAAACGGATTGAGTACGAAATCGATCAGATTCGCCGTCAGATTCTTTTTCCCGCCAGTCAGCGCAACCTGACCGAGCCGAAAGACCGACTTTCGGTAAAGGTGTTTGTGACGTTTTGCGGCGAGTTGGAGACCACCCTTACCGTGGTGGAAGACAGGATTTCTGCTCACGAAGAAGCTACAGTCGAACGACGGGAAGAGCTCACCCGCATGGAGCGCCGACTTAAGCTCCTTCGAGCGGCTCTGGAAGCCGAAGTTCGTTATCGAGTGGCGAAGAATTCCGGTGACACAACGGCTGCTGAGGTGAAACAACTCAGTTACGAAGCAAACGAATTAAAACAATCCACGCTGTGGCCAAACTATATTGCCGAAAAGGATGTTAATGACCTGGTGCGAAAGCAGCAAAGGCTTAATGAGCTGGGCGACGAGCGGATTCCATACCGGGACTGTCTTGAAAGGTACATGGAGGAGGTCAGCAATACCGTCACGCTGATAGCGCTGATAGCTGTCATGCACCGGGCGCGAACGGAAAAGCACCGACAGCGCCAGGAAGAGCGCCGTGCCCTGATGGTTGACATAGAAAAGACACTGACCCGACTGGTCAACACCAGTTCCTCCGCACCTGTGGAGCAGGTCGCCAGGCCTCAGATAGCTTCAATGAGAGCCCATCCCCTTGTGGAGGTCAAACACACAGGTACTGGTGGTTACCGATACATGCGTCGAGAGGTCGGTGATCAGCTGCGCCGCAATTGGAAGCCCCTGAAAACCGCTGATGTGCGTGCCGCAATGGCAGGCAAAGAGTTCAAACGTGCCTGGGGCGAGGCCAGGGAATCGCTGAAAGCTAATACCACTTTGAAGCTCAAGCTGAAGGAGTGGAAGAGCAAGGAAGATAACTTCTTCAACCAGTTGGAGGTGGAACTGCTCAAGAAGGAAGCCGCCACAGCGGATGGCCGTTTTGCGGCCAGTGCTGAAGCTCAGATGTTCCGCTTTGCCGCCCAGTGTGGCCTGGAAGCTGCCTACGATCCGAAGAGGCAGGAAGCCTATATCGGCGGCCAGATGCAAGGTGCCTACAGCCTGTTACAAGGGGAGGCGACCCTCAAAGCCAAGCTGCCAGACGGTAAGGGCTCACGCCTGATCCTCCGCTATGAAAACCACGAAGGAGTAGAGCAGAAGGTGCACTGTGGATATTTCCGGACTGATGCAGAGTACTGTATTCGCGGGTTTGCCGGCGCTTGCGCCTCCCTGGCCGCGCGGGCCAGGGTCTCCAGCGCCCCGGGCGAAGTGGGTATTTCCGGTGAAACCAACGGCGAAGCCTTTGCTGGTGCCAGTGTGAGCAATGAGGCCTCCTTCGGGGTTAAATGGAAGGCGGCATATCAAGAGGTTGAGGGTGGCCAGTCCTCCAAAGTCAGTGAGGCCCAAAGTGAAGCGGACTCGGATTATCTGTCACTGTTAGATGTTAAACTCGAAATCGCGATCTCTGCTGGAATAGGTGCGGGTTTTGATTACAAGCTTTTCTTGTCGGGCGGCAAGTTATACATGGCATTGAAAGGGAGCTTGGTTGTAGGCGCTGGTGGAGGTGGCGGCATCGCTGCGGAATTGAACGGTGAGCAGATATGGGAACTGGTGAAGTTTATTCGGTGGTCATTGGAAAAGAGTGATTTCCGGTTTCTGGATTGGATTGAGGAAAGTGCGTTTGAACGCGTAACTTTTCTGCTCAAGGCATTTGTGTTTACCAAAGCCGATTTCACGGATTTTGTCGATCAAGGAATCGAAAAAATTGAGAGCTTTTGGGAAGGCCTGAATAAGGCAGACACAAGAGTAAGAGTTGCTGGGAATAGTATTATCGCAAGCCCTGATGTTCACAAACTTTTACCGGGTGCCAAGGCAGAGGTACTTGAAATTCTTATGAGAGACAGCTCCGCGACGTTAAGTTTTGAAGACCCATACAGGGGGCTGGCGGATGAAGCAGCAATAAAGGTACTGGAAACGGTCAAGAGTGATCGTGAATTTATTGAGATACTCAAACGGATAGGAAATGACGGAAAAAAGGGAGGGTTTCAGGACCTGAAGAACAACTATTCGAAACTGATAATCCAGCGATTATTCAGATCCGCTCAGGCGCAGCGAACGGAAGCGTGGTTATCTAATCTATACGCCTGA
- a CDS encoding formylglycine-generating enzyme family protein, which produces MLDLTPSYRLLPALILSFSTLPGCSFYYDAKAEDMAERQMETMVFVEGGEFMMGNPGGWDGSRDSWPPHQVVLDDFHIQKYEVTQKDFELFMAQTGYEPSDKRYEEMIDENPERFAGELPAVASWTDANTFCQWLGEQTGKNVTLPTEAQWEYAARAGGQMLRYATRNGKAIPDETMAAGPTPHARDGRPYDEMLPVKPGSFPPNPLGLYDMSGNVGEWVSDNYSKDYYQESPVSNPSGPEEGQKDIFDGDPYRVLRGGNFQDFGGNTTVTRRKGSQPLASETRGFRCTFSERAS; this is translated from the coding sequence ATGCTCGATTTGACACCCTCGTACCGGTTACTCCCAGCCCTGATCCTGAGTTTTTCCACCCTGCCCGGATGCAGCTTTTATTATGATGCCAAGGCCGAAGACATGGCGGAGCGTCAGATGGAGACCATGGTGTTTGTGGAAGGGGGCGAATTCATGATGGGTAACCCTGGGGGCTGGGATGGTAGCCGGGACAGCTGGCCGCCTCACCAGGTAGTTCTGGATGACTTTCACATCCAGAAATACGAAGTGACTCAGAAGGACTTTGAGTTGTTCATGGCGCAGACAGGCTATGAGCCATCCGACAAGCGCTATGAAGAAATGATTGATGAGAATCCAGAGCGCTTTGCCGGCGAGCTACCAGCAGTAGCTTCCTGGACAGATGCCAATACTTTTTGCCAGTGGCTGGGCGAACAAACCGGCAAGAACGTCACGCTACCCACGGAAGCGCAGTGGGAATACGCCGCTCGCGCCGGTGGCCAGATGCTTCGATATGCAACCCGCAATGGCAAGGCCATTCCGGACGAGACTATGGCTGCCGGGCCAACCCCCCATGCACGGGACGGTCGCCCCTACGATGAGATGCTTCCAGTGAAGCCAGGTTCCTTTCCTCCAAATCCATTGGGACTCTACGACATGTCAGGGAACGTGGGGGAGTGGGTCAGCGACAATTATTCCAAAGATTACTATCAGGAATCTCCGGTGAGCAATCCAAGTGGCCCCGAGGAAGGACAGAAGGATATCTTTGATGGAGATCCCTACCGCGTCCTTCGTGGTGGCAATTTCCAGGATTTCGGCGGAAATACAACGGTTACCCGCAGGAAGGGATCCCAACCTCTAGCGTCTGAAACCCGCGGCTTTCGATGCACCTTTAGCGAAAGAGCAAGTTAA
- the thiC gene encoding phosphomethylpyrimidine synthase ThiC — MTDLPSYLSDSAKVDSAAIKPLPCSRKIYVQGSRPDLRVPMREITVQDTPTEMGGEKNPPVMVYDTSGPYTDPEATIDLRKGLQPIRAAWIEERGDVEQLDGYTSEFTRRRMKDPQLDPLRFMDERKPLRAKSGKNVSQMHYARQGIITPEMEYIAIRENLKLQEAKENGLLEDQHPGQSFGASLPAEITPEFVRDEVARGRAIIPANINHPETEPMIIGRNFLVKINGNIGNSAVSSSIEEEVEKLTWGIRWGADTIMDLSTGKNIHETREWIIRNSPVPIGTVPIYQALEKVGGVAEDLTWEIFRDTLIEQAEQGVDYFTIHAGVRLHHVPMTAKRTTGIVSRGGSIMAKWCLAHHKESFLYEHFEDICEIMKAYDVSFSLGDGLRPGSIADANDEAQFGELETLGELTKIAWKHDVQCMIEGPGHVPMQLVKENMDKQLECCDEAPFYTLGPLITDIAPGYDHITSGIGAAMIGWYGCAMLCYVTPKEHLGLPNKDDVKTGIITYKIAAHAADLAKGHPGAQIRDNALSKARFEFRWEDQFNLGLDPDTARAYHDETLPKESAKVAHFCSMCGPKFCSMQISQEVREYAKEHGLDEVSAVDAGMQEKSREFVESGSKLYDKI, encoded by the coding sequence ATGACAGACTTACCTTCCTACCTGAGTGATTCAGCCAAAGTCGATTCGGCCGCAATCAAACCGTTACCATGCTCACGAAAGATCTACGTGCAGGGTAGCCGGCCGGACCTGCGGGTGCCTATGCGGGAAATTACTGTGCAGGACACGCCGACCGAAATGGGGGGAGAAAAAAACCCGCCGGTCATGGTGTACGACACCTCCGGCCCTTACACCGATCCCGAAGCCACCATTGATCTGCGCAAAGGTCTGCAGCCGATCCGCGCCGCCTGGATAGAAGAGCGTGGCGATGTCGAGCAGTTGGACGGCTACACGTCGGAGTTCACCCGCCGGCGGATGAAAGACCCCCAGCTTGACCCGCTTCGTTTCATGGATGAGCGCAAACCTCTGAGAGCCAAGTCCGGTAAGAATGTCAGCCAGATGCACTACGCCCGCCAGGGCATTATCACCCCGGAAATGGAGTACATCGCCATCCGGGAAAACCTGAAGTTGCAGGAAGCAAAGGAGAATGGGCTGCTAGAGGACCAGCATCCCGGCCAGTCTTTCGGAGCGTCGCTGCCGGCGGAAATCACGCCGGAATTCGTGCGTGACGAAGTTGCCCGCGGTCGGGCCATTATCCCCGCCAACATCAACCACCCGGAAACCGAGCCGATGATTATTGGCCGCAACTTCCTGGTGAAAATCAACGGCAATATCGGTAATTCCGCTGTCAGTTCCTCCATCGAGGAAGAAGTCGAGAAACTTACCTGGGGCATCCGCTGGGGCGCGGATACCATCATGGATCTGTCCACCGGCAAGAACATCCACGAAACCCGTGAATGGATCATCCGCAACTCCCCGGTACCCATCGGCACGGTGCCGATCTATCAGGCGCTGGAAAAAGTCGGCGGTGTGGCTGAAGACCTGACCTGGGAAATCTTCCGGGATACACTGATCGAACAGGCCGAGCAGGGCGTGGATTACTTCACCATCCATGCCGGTGTACGCCTGCACCACGTGCCGATGACCGCAAAACGCACCACCGGCATCGTGTCGCGCGGTGGCTCCATCATGGCGAAATGGTGCCTGGCTCATCACAAGGAAAGCTTCCTGTACGAGCATTTCGAAGACATCTGCGAAATCATGAAAGCCTACGACGTGTCCTTCAGCCTCGGCGATGGCCTACGCCCCGGCTCGATTGCCGACGCCAACGACGAAGCGCAGTTCGGCGAACTGGAAACCCTGGGCGAACTCACCAAAATTGCCTGGAAGCATGACGTCCAGTGCATGATCGAAGGCCCCGGCCACGTGCCCATGCAGTTGGTCAAAGAGAACATGGACAAGCAGCTGGAATGCTGTGACGAGGCGCCGTTCTACACCCTCGGCCCGCTGATCACCGACATCGCCCCGGGCTATGACCACATCACCTCCGGCATCGGTGCCGCGATGATCGGCTGGTACGGCTGTGCCATGCTTTGCTACGTCACCCCGAAAGAGCACCTGGGCCTGCCCAACAAGGACGACGTCAAAACCGGTATCATCACCTACAAGATCGCCGCCCACGCCGCCGACCTTGCGAAAGGCCATCCCGGTGCCCAGATCCGCGACAACGCTCTGTCCAAGGCCCGTTTCGAGTTCCGCTGGGAAGACCAGTTCAACCTCGGCCTCGATCCGGACACCGCTCGTGCCTACCATGACGAAACCCTGCCCAAGGAGTCCGCCAAGGTGGCTCACTTCTGCTCCATGTGCGGGCCCAAGTTTTGTTCCATGCAGATTTCCCAGGAAGTTCGGGAGTACGCGAAGGAGCACGGCCTTGACGAGGTGTCTGCAGTGGACGCCGGGATGCAGGAGAAGTCCCGGGAGTTTGTGGAGTCCGGGAGTAAGCTCTATGACAAGATCTGA
- a CDS encoding DUF4123 domain-containing protein: MDAAKYIDTLDRLKVSKAEPAQVEYAIIDLALDSDFLRYLYEAASQSNIQWRSLLENTRWQSGWQAGPILIGFSEHPNFLDSLKVRLNASPLGILLEAGESFDQVFGWAHSLLLAMADSDEYLFRFYDPRSLGPLLATLGEKRKSLVSPGTIVYWSHHGVWQSWPREQHEAATIEPVRLSRAELADLPGYRMADRAISYAAIYRDHLPEVSDHRVWVLEQLQEAAGLGFQSASQQERWLRLGIRNQAPLLSRPEHREIMNAPDLAPADRLNAMESLMESPNATA; the protein is encoded by the coding sequence ATGGACGCTGCAAAGTACATCGACACGCTTGACCGGCTCAAGGTATCGAAGGCAGAGCCCGCTCAGGTTGAATATGCGATCATCGACCTGGCTCTGGATAGTGATTTTCTACGGTACCTCTACGAGGCAGCCAGCCAGAGTAATATCCAGTGGCGGAGCCTGCTGGAGAATACCCGCTGGCAGTCAGGCTGGCAGGCGGGCCCCATACTTATCGGGTTCTCTGAACACCCCAACTTCTTGGACAGCCTTAAAGTCAGGCTCAACGCATCGCCGCTGGGAATTCTGCTGGAAGCCGGAGAGTCCTTCGATCAGGTATTTGGATGGGCACATTCGCTGCTGCTTGCGATGGCCGATTCGGATGAATACCTGTTCCGGTTTTATGATCCCCGATCCCTTGGCCCGCTTCTGGCAACGTTGGGGGAGAAGCGCAAATCCCTGGTAAGCCCCGGAACCATCGTGTACTGGTCTCATCATGGTGTCTGGCAATCCTGGCCACGGGAGCAGCATGAGGCTGCGACAATCGAGCCTGTACGGTTATCCCGGGCGGAGCTTGCCGACCTGCCGGGCTATCGTATGGCGGACAGGGCCATTAGTTACGCCGCTATCTATCGGGACCATCTCCCGGAAGTGAGCGATCACCGTGTGTGGGTGCTGGAGCAGTTGCAGGAAGCCGCTGGTCTGGGGTTCCAATCTGCCTCTCAGCAGGAGAGGTGGCTGCGCCTGGGGATTCGCAATCAGGCGCCCTTGCTATCAAGGCCCGAGCACAGGGAAATCATGAACGCGCCGGACTTGGCACCGGCGGATCGTTTGAATGCTATGGAAAGCTTAATGGAGTCTCCGAATGCCACAGCATAA